The following are encoded together in the Actinobacillus lignieresii genome:
- a CDS encoding alpha/beta fold hydrolase: protein MTENTYLNYQFQPATEKTDAQTMVFLHGLFGDMNNLGIIARQFSEQFNILRVDLRNHGQSFHSDEMNYPLIAQDLQVLLQHLGLENNIVIGHSMGGKTAMTLANIAPDLIEKLVVIDIAPTATPTHRHNDNFAGLFAVKAARPATRQQAKTVLAQYVKDEGEQQFMLKAFDPQKPDYFRFNLTAIKANYENLMGWNEVFFDKPTLFIKGGASDYIQAKDTETILKQFPQAKSFVVANAQHWVHAEKPETVARAIQKFLDKE from the coding sequence ATGACAGAAAATACTTATCTTAATTATCAATTCCAACCGGCAACCGAAAAAACCGATGCACAAACCATGGTTTTCCTACACGGATTATTCGGCGATATGAATAATTTGGGCATTATTGCCCGCCAATTTAGTGAGCAATTTAATATCTTACGCGTGGATCTACGCAATCACGGGCAATCTTTTCATTCCGATGAAATGAATTACCCATTAATAGCACAAGACCTACAAGTATTGTTACAGCATTTAGGTTTGGAAAACAATATTGTGATCGGTCATTCAATGGGCGGCAAAACCGCAATGACGTTAGCAAATATCGCTCCCGATCTCATCGAAAAATTGGTCGTAATTGATATTGCGCCGACCGCCACCCCGACCCATCGACATAACGATAATTTTGCCGGCTTATTCGCCGTTAAAGCCGCTCGACCGGCAACGCGCCAACAAGCGAAAACCGTGCTAGCGCAATATGTGAAAGACGAAGGCGAACAACAATTTATGTTAAAAGCATTCGATCCGCAAAAACCGGATTATTTCCGTTTCAATTTAACAGCGATCAAAGCAAACTATGAAAATCTGATGGGCTGGAACGAGGTCTTTTTTGATAAACCGACTTTATTTATTAAAGGCGGTGCATCCGACTATATTCAAGCGAAAGACACGGAAACGATTCTGAAGCAATTTCCACAGGCGAAATCGTTTGTCGTCGCGAATGCGCAACACTGGGTACACGCGGAAAAACCGGAAACGGTCGCTCGCGCCATTCAAAAATTTTTAGACAAGGAATAA
- the seqA gene encoding replication initiation negative regulator SeqA gives MKTIEVDDELYHYIASRTQAIGESASDILRRLLRLPSSPQPFVLVQQNTIDELKELAKPKAKAKKEDLIEKAVQKVEKVLKSDAFINESKNVARFLMLLSALHHANAQGFEQATEVVTGTERTYFSKSEEALLSHGSSVKAKQIPDSPFWVVTNNNTARKGLILTGVMESMELPQHIIERVRTIFA, from the coding sequence ATGAAAACGATCGAAGTCGATGATGAATTATATCATTACATTGCCAGCAGAACCCAAGCAATTGGTGAAAGTGCGTCGGATATTTTACGTCGTTTGTTGCGTTTACCTTCATCGCCACAGCCTTTTGTATTGGTTCAGCAAAATACGATTGATGAACTGAAAGAACTGGCAAAGCCGAAAGCAAAAGCTAAAAAAGAAGATCTGATTGAAAAAGCGGTACAAAAAGTTGAAAAAGTATTGAAATCCGATGCCTTTATAAACGAAAGCAAAAATGTCGCACGTTTTTTAATGTTGCTTTCTGCATTGCACCATGCAAATGCACAAGGTTTTGAACAGGCGACGGAAGTGGTGACCGGCACGGAGCGCACCTATTTTTCTAAAAGTGAGGAAGCTTTATTAAGTCACGGTAGTAGCGTAAAAGCGAAACAAATTCCGGATTCGCCGTTTTGGGTAGTCACCAATAATAATACCGCTCGTAAGGGCTTGATTCTTACCGGCGTAATGGAATCAATGGAACTTCCTCAACATATCATTGAACGTGTTCGCACGATTTTTGCTTAA